The window ACCGAGCGGCTGGATATGTACACGTACCGACCGACGCGGTCGGCCAGCAGGCGGGCGGCGTCGCGCACGGCGGTGGGCGCGCCGCTCCACGTGTCGACGACGAGGTCCCACTCTCCGTCGGCGAGGCCGGCCAGGCCCTCGGCGGAGGTGCGGTCCCCGTGCACGGCGAGGACGCCGGGCGGGGGCACGTGGTGACCGCGGTGGAAGACGGTCACCTCCCAGCCCCGGGCGAGGGCGTCCTCGGTGATCGCGCGTCCGACGAATTCGGTGCCACCCAGCATCAGCAGTTTCATGAGATGAGCCTGCCCGGCGGGTGGCCTGCGCGGAACCTGTGATCGCTCTCGGCGATGACGCCCAGGGCGTACGCGAATCGGGAACTCCGGCTGCAGGGACGGGTGTCGCAGTCGCGTCGGGGCCCGGTCGAGGCCGAGGGGCTCATGCCTCGCCCCCGTCGCCGTCGTGGCGCGGGGGCGCAGGTAGGGCCGGTGGGGCCGGTGGCTCTAGTCGATGCCGGGGAGGATGTGCGGCTCGGCCAGGTCGTCTTCGTAACCCGCCAGCCGGATGGGGGCGGAACGCGCCCACACTTCGAGGCTCCCGAGTTCGTCGGACCGGGTCTTCCCCTTCACCGCTCGGACGGTTCGCTCCAGCGATGGGTCGGGCTTGGTCATTTCAGTCACCGCGAACTCCCTTGTGTCGCGTAACCCAGCGGGCTGATCGCGCGCCGGAGATAGGGAAATAAAGGTTTTCCGGACGCGGTGGCGCCTTGGTGGAGCGGGGCCCGGGTGAGGCCTCCATGCCGATCAGAGTACACATATGAGCGGGGTCCCGCTCGATGGAACGGTAAAATCCACTCCGGATCACTCGTTTTCGCCCCGAGTTCCGTACGCCGGACGCCGGCGGTGCGCCGGAGTGGGCTGTCGGACGTACGAGAAGGCACGGAGCGGGGGTTCAAGTCGGGCCTGCCGGGGCGCCGGTGGCACTCCCGACCGTAGCGGCGGCCCGTGCCACCCGCGCGAGTTCCACCACCGACCCGACGGCGGTGTTCCGGCGGAGCGGGACGGCCGGCGCAGGCCGCACAGGGCCGGACGGGACGTGCCGGGGGTGCGCGGGGCCGGGCCGGGCGTTGGGCCGGACGGGTGACGGGCCGGGCGGCGCACGCCTCGCCGGGACGGGCCCGGACGCGGCGGCCGGGGCGGTCGCCGCGCGTTCTCGGCCTCACCCGAAAGGAGGACGCGGGGACACCGCGCTCCCGCGCGCCCCGGGTCCGCACCCCGCACGGGAAACGCCACTCGCCCGGGCCGGATTCGGCACGGGCGAGTGGATGGAGCGGGAAGGTCCCGCCAGTTGCGGGAGGATCCACGAGTTGCGGGAGGGTCTACCAGTCGCGGGAGGGTCTACCAGTTGGCGGGGGCGTAGTCCTTGAGGAAGACGCCGAACAGTTCCTCGCCCGCCTCGCCGCGCACGATCGGGTCGTACACGCGGGCCGCGCCGTCCACCAGGTCGAGCGGGGCGTGGAAGCCCTCCTCGGCGAGCCGGATCTTGTCCGGGTGGGGCCGCTCGTCGGTGATCCAGCCGGTGTCCACGGCGGTCATCAGGATCTGGTCCTTCTGGAACATCTCCTGGGCGCTGGTCCGCGTCAGCATGTTCAGCGCGGCCTTGGCCATGTTGGTGTGCGGGTGGCCGGCGCCCTTGTAGCCGCGGCTGAACACGCCTTCCATCGCGGACACGTTGACGACGTACCGGCGGCCGGCCTCGGCGGCGGCCATCGCCGGTCGGAGCTTGCTGATCAGGATGAACGGCGCGGTGGAGTTGCACAGCTGCACTTCGAGCAGCTCGATCGGGTCCACCTCGGACACCGTCTGGATCCAGCTGTTGGTGTCGTGCAGGTCCGGGACCAGGCCGCCGGCGTCGATGGCCGTGCCGGCGGCGATCCGCTCCAGGGAGGCGGAGCCGGAGACCAGGGCCAGCTCGGTGATGTCCTGCGCGCTGAGCTTCTCGCCCTTGCCGGTGGGCAGGGCGGCGACCCGGTCGACGGTGCCGCTGCCGAAGGTGCCGATGACCTCGGAGGTGGGCAGCTCGCCGGCCGGGAGCGGGGCGTTCTCGGCGGCGACGAGTTCGCTGTAGGCGCCCGGGGAGCGGCGCACGGT of the Streptomyces sp. NBC_01426 genome contains:
- a CDS encoding SDR family NAD(P)-dependent oxidoreductase; the protein is MTVTEDNHAYGPGIDPERLALVLNVLGELDKLDVDHPDAITVRRATAGLYRTVKQRRRQDRRAAKTANDKAVTEATATGSAERIDDETQGNALTAATKGPIAGILQRPRSCYICKTRYVEVDAFYHQLCQDCAAFNRARRDARTDLTGRRALLTGGRAKIGMYIALRLLRDGAHTTITTRFPSDAIRRFKAMPDSSEWLHRLKIVGIDLRDPAQVVALADSVAAEGPLDILINNAAQTVRRSPGAYSELVAAENAPLPAGELPTSEVIGTFGSGTVDRVAALPTGKGEKLSAQDITELALVSGSASLERIAAGTAIDAGGLVPDLHDTNSWIQTVSEVDPIELLEVQLCNSTAPFILISKLRPAMAAAEAGRRYVVNVSAMEGVFSRGYKGAGHPHTNMAKAALNMLTRTSAQEMFQKDQILMTAVDTGWITDERPHPDKIRLAEEGFHAPLDLVDGAARVYDPIVRGEAGEELFGVFLKDYAPANW